One genomic region from Patagioenas fasciata isolate bPatFas1 chromosome 24, bPatFas1.hap1, whole genome shotgun sequence encodes:
- the HTR3A gene encoding 5-hydroxytryptamine receptor 3A: MLEPAQPALRRLSRYLLAHYQKGTRPVRDWRTTTNVAIDLMVYAILGVDEKNQVLTTYIWYRQHWTDEFLRWDPARFDNLTQISLPAESIWVPDILINEFVDVGKSPPVPYVYVGHHGEVQNLKPIQVVTACSLDIYNFPFDVQNCSLTFTSWLHHIRDLNLSLWRQPELVKFDRSIFMNQGEWELLYVLSCFQEFSVKSSDSYAEMKFYVVIRRRPLFYTVSLLLPSIFLMVMDIVGFYLPPNSGERVSFKITLLLGYSVFLIIVSDTLPATAVGTPLIGIYFVVCMALLVISLTETILIVRLVHKQDLQPHVPQWVKHLLLERATVLLCIGDRKKFSQSRTQSSDISGQAENDSTAKLNHYSGEDPRECGAAGGTMPAPAFAKQTEGSSLAQGVLREVAAIRRFLEKREEFRDVARDWLQVGYVLDVLLFRAYLAAVLAYSVTLGTLWSVWRDA, encoded by the exons ATGCTGGAGCCCGCTCAGCCCGCCCTGCGCCGCCTGTCCCGTTACCTGCTGGCCCACTACCAGAAGGGCACCCGGCCCGTGCGGGACTGGCGAACGACCACCAACGTGGCCATCGACCTCATGGTCTATGCCATCCTGGGCGTG GATGAGAAGAACCAGGTGCTGACCACCTACATCTGGTACAGGCAG cactggACAGACGAGTTCCTGAGGTGGGACCCAGCACGCTTCGACAACCTGACGCAGATCTCCCTCCCCGCAGAGAGCATCTGGGTGCCCGACATCCTCATCAATGAGTT tGTGGACGTCGGCAAGTCCCCCCCCGTCCCCTACGTCTACGTTGGCCACCACGGGGAGGTGCAGAACCTCAAGCCCATCCAGGTGGTGACCGCCTGCAGCCTGGACATCTACAACTTCCCCTTCGACGTGCAGAACTGCTCGCTCACCTTCACCAGCTGGCTGCACCACA TCCGCGACCTCAACCTCTCGCTGTGGCGGCAGCCGGAGCTGGTCAAGTTCGACCGGAGCATCTTCATGAACCAGGGCGAGTGGGAGCTGCTCTACGTGCTCAGCTGCTTCCAGGAGTTCAGCGTCAAGAGCAGCGACAGCTACGCCGAGATGAAGTTCTAT gTGGTCATCCGCAGGCGGCCCCTCTTCTACACCGTCAgcctgctgctccccagcatcTTCCTGATGGTCATGGACATTGTGGGCTTCTACCTGCCTCCCAACAGTGGCGAGAGGGTCTCTTTCAAGATCACCCTCCTGCTAGGCTACTCGGTTTTCCTCATCATCGTGTCTGACACGCTGCCGGCTACTGCTGTAGGCACGCCGTTGATAG GCATCTACTTTGTGGTGTGCATGGCGCTGCTGGTCATCAGCCTGACGGAGACCATCCTGATCGTGCGCCTGGTGCACAAGCAAGACCTGCAGCCCCACGTCCCCCAGTGGGTCAAGCACCTGTTGCTGGAACGAGCCACCGTGCTGCTCTGCATCGGGGACAGGAAGAAATTCAGCCAAAGCAGGACCCAGAGCTCAGACATCTCCGGGCAGGCGGAGAACGACAGCACAG CCAAGCTGAACCACTACAGCGGTGAGGACCCCCGGGAGTGCGGGGCAGCGGGGGGCACGATGCCCGCGCCAGCCTTTGCCAAGCAAACAGAGGGCTCATCGCTGGCGCAGGGCGTCCTGCGCGAGGTCGCCGCCATCCGCCGCTTCCTGGAGAAGCGTGAGGAGTTCCGCGACGTGGCCCGCGACTGGCTGCAAGTGGGCTACGTCTTGGACGTCCTGCTCTTCCGAGCCTACCTGGCGGCCGTGCTGGCCTACAGCGTCACGCTGGGCACCCTCTGGTCGGTCTGGCGGGACGCCTGA